The following coding sequences lie in one Streptomyces venezuelae genomic window:
- a CDS encoding copper resistance CopC/CopD family protein has protein sequence MQTIASRCRIPRLWQLLLVLLATTGLFLAGAAPTSAHAALTGSDPKQGAVVDRAPDQVKLTFSEKVAMSDGSVRVLDPSGKRVDTNKTTDLGSNTYGVRLRPGLPDGTFTVAYQVVSADSHPVAGAYTFSIGAPSDTKVALPDQEAGGGLVGALYDAARYLSYAGFILLVGGAAFVLGCWPRGASVRPVQRLVTGGWVTLTAATLALLLLRAPYTSSGKLGDAFDMGKLGDVLNTKTGAALVSRLLLLAAAALFIAVLFGAYEKREDPKEKKDLTFGLAIGGTVVALGIAATWAMAEHASTGIQAGIAMPVDVLHLLAVAAWLGGLASLLVALFRTTAVDASAVQRFSTVAFTSVVVLAATGTYQAWRQVGSWSALTGTSYGQLLLVKIGLVVVLVGVASVSRRWTGRIAAEASGLAPEAAAAVVVEQRMKQTAHQASRQTSKKPQKKAAAKPAPKPVTVPASGQGGDDDPERSAQLARQQAAMDSAREKRIRDADPYRSGLRRSVLAEAGIAVVLLGVTTFLTTTEPGRTEEEAAKATSAAAAQRSGPLQLKVPFDTGGTDGKGTVQLDLDPGRTGSNTMHLYVKRPNGSAFDVPEVKVSLTNEAKDVGPLPIAPDHIATGHWSANGVQVPMAGTWKIAVTVRTSDIDQITVKKNAQIG, from the coding sequence ATGCAGACCATCGCTTCCCGCTGCAGGATCCCGCGTCTTTGGCAGCTTCTTCTGGTGCTCCTCGCCACGACCGGGCTCTTCCTCGCCGGTGCCGCGCCCACGTCCGCGCACGCCGCGCTGACCGGCAGCGACCCGAAGCAGGGAGCGGTGGTCGACCGGGCTCCCGACCAGGTCAAGCTCACCTTCTCCGAGAAGGTCGCCATGTCGGACGGTTCCGTGCGGGTGCTCGACCCGTCCGGCAAGCGGGTCGACACGAACAAGACGACGGACCTGGGCTCCAACACGTACGGCGTGCGGCTCCGTCCGGGCCTGCCCGACGGCACCTTCACCGTCGCCTACCAAGTCGTCTCCGCCGACAGCCACCCGGTCGCCGGCGCCTACACGTTCTCCATCGGCGCGCCCTCCGACACGAAGGTCGCGCTGCCCGACCAGGAGGCGGGCGGCGGCCTCGTCGGCGCGCTCTACGACGCCGCGCGCTACCTGTCGTACGCCGGGTTCATCCTGCTCGTCGGCGGTGCCGCGTTCGTCCTCGGCTGCTGGCCGCGGGGCGCGAGCGTGCGGCCCGTGCAGCGGCTCGTGACGGGCGGCTGGGTCACGCTCACCGCCGCCACCCTCGCGCTGCTGCTCCTGCGCGCCCCCTACACGAGCTCCGGGAAGCTCGGGGACGCCTTCGACATGGGCAAACTCGGCGACGTCCTGAACACCAAGACCGGCGCGGCCCTCGTCTCCCGGCTGCTGCTGCTCGCCGCCGCCGCGCTGTTCATCGCGGTGCTCTTCGGCGCGTACGAGAAGCGCGAGGATCCCAAGGAGAAGAAGGACCTCACCTTCGGGCTCGCCATCGGCGGCACCGTCGTCGCCCTCGGCATCGCGGCGACGTGGGCCATGGCCGAGCACGCCTCGACCGGCATCCAGGCGGGCATCGCGATGCCCGTCGACGTGCTGCACCTGCTGGCCGTCGCCGCCTGGCTCGGCGGCCTCGCGTCGCTGCTCGTCGCGCTGTTCCGCACGACCGCGGTGGACGCCTCGGCGGTACAGCGGTTCTCGACCGTGGCGTTCACCAGCGTCGTCGTGCTCGCCGCCACCGGCACCTACCAGGCGTGGCGGCAGGTCGGCTCGTGGTCGGCGCTGACCGGCACCTCGTACGGGCAGCTGCTCCTCGTCAAGATCGGACTGGTCGTCGTCCTGGTGGGCGTCGCCTCCGTGTCGCGGCGGTGGACCGGGCGGATCGCCGCCGAGGCGAGCGGTCTCGCTCCGGAAGCCGCGGCCGCCGTGGTCGTCGAGCAGCGCATGAAGCAGACGGCGCATCAGGCGTCCCGGCAGACGTCGAAGAAGCCCCAGAAGAAGGCGGCCGCGAAGCCCGCCCCCAAGCCGGTCACCGTGCCGGCCTCCGGGCAGGGCGGCGACGACGATCCCGAGCGCTCCGCCCAGCTGGCGCGCCAGCAGGCCGCCATGGACAGCGCCCGCGAGAAGCGCATCCGCGACGCCGATCCGTACCGCTCCGGGCTGCGCCGCTCCGTGCTCGCCGAGGCGGGCATCGCCGTCGTCCTGCTGGGCGTGACGACGTTCCTCACGACGACCGAGCCGGGCCGCACCGAGGAGGAGGCCGCCAAGGCCACGTCCGCGGCGGCCGCGCAGCGCTCGGGCCCCCTCCAGCTCAAGGTCCCGTTCGACACGGGCGGCACCGACGGCAAGGGCACCGTGCAGCTGGACCTCGACCCCGGCCGCACCGGCAGCAACACCATGCACCTGTACGTGAAGCGGCCCAACGGCAGCGCCTTCGACGTCCCCGAGGTGAAGGTCTCCCTCACCAACGAGGCCAAGGACGTCGGCCCGCTGCCCATCGCCCCGGACCACATCGCCACCGGACACTGGAGTGCGAACGGCGTGCAGGTCCCGATGGCAGGCACATGGAAGATCGCGGTGACGGTGCGGACCTCCGACATCGACCAGATCACCGTGAAGAAGAACGCGCAGATCGGCTGA
- the efeB gene encoding iron uptake transporter deferrochelatase/peroxidase subunit — protein sequence MADNGISRRRLIGTAGATGLALGAAGGAIGYAAAPSDAADAAAAAGSELASLGSGQVMFHGKHQPGITTPLQSRGHLIAFDLAAGAGRKEAAALLRRWSATAERLMAGEPADGRDTAVARDAGPSSLSVTFGFGASFFSRTGLEKQRPAALDPLPDFSSDHLDKARSNGDLWVQIGANDPLVAFHALRAIQREASGTARVRWQMNGFNRSPGATARPMTTRNLMGQVDGTNNPKPSDKDFDERIFVPSNGDPSWMAGGSYAVVRRIRMLLDDWEELGTKAQEAVIGRHKSDGSPLTGGTETTEPKLDKTGPDGKVVIAANAHARITRPDQNGGAAMLRRPFSYHDGFDDKGEPDAGLLFVCWQADPMRGFVPVQRKLDRGDALSEFIRHEASGLFAVPGGAKKGEYVGQRLLEG from the coding sequence ATGGCGGACAACGGGATTTCCAGGCGGCGGCTGATCGGCACCGCCGGCGCGACGGGCCTCGCGCTCGGCGCGGCGGGCGGCGCCATCGGGTACGCGGCGGCCCCCTCGGACGCTGCGGACGCCGCGGCCGCCGCCGGTTCGGAGCTGGCCTCCCTCGGCTCCGGACAGGTGATGTTTCACGGGAAACATCAGCCCGGCATCACCACGCCCTTGCAGTCCCGCGGCCATCTGATCGCCTTCGACCTGGCGGCGGGGGCGGGCCGCAAGGAGGCGGCGGCCCTGTTGCGCCGCTGGTCGGCCACGGCCGAGCGGCTGATGGCGGGCGAGCCCGCCGACGGCCGGGACACGGCGGTCGCCCGGGACGCGGGCCCGTCCTCGCTGTCCGTCACCTTCGGATTCGGCGCCTCCTTCTTCTCCCGCACGGGTCTGGAAAAGCAGCGCCCGGCCGCGCTCGACCCGCTGCCCGACTTCTCCTCCGACCACCTCGACAAGGCACGCAGCAACGGCGACCTGTGGGTGCAGATCGGTGCGAACGATCCGCTCGTCGCGTTCCACGCCCTGCGCGCGATCCAGAGGGAGGCGTCGGGGACGGCGCGGGTGCGGTGGCAGATGAACGGCTTCAACCGTTCGCCGGGCGCCACCGCACGGCCGATGACGACCCGCAACCTGATGGGCCAGGTCGACGGCACGAACAACCCGAAGCCTTCGGACAAGGACTTCGACGAGCGGATCTTCGTGCCCTCGAACGGTGACCCTTCATGGATGGCGGGCGGTTCCTACGCCGTCGTACGCCGTATCCGGATGCTCCTCGACGACTGGGAGGAGCTCGGCACGAAGGCGCAGGAAGCGGTGATCGGGCGGCACAAGTCGGACGGCTCGCCCCTGACCGGCGGCACGGAGACCACCGAGCCGAAGCTCGACAAGACCGGCCCGGACGGCAAGGTCGTCATCGCGGCCAACGCGCACGCCCGCATCACCCGTCCCGACCAGAACGGGGGCGCCGCGATGCTGCGCCGCCCGTTCTCGTACCACGACGGCTTCGACGACAAGGGCGAGCCGGACGCGGGGCTGCTCTTCGTCTGCTGGCAGGCGGACCCGATGCGCGGCTTCGTCCCGGTGCAGCGCAAGCTCGACCGGGGGGACGCCCTTTCGGAGTTCATCCGGCACGAGGCGAGCGGGCTCTTCGCGGTGCCGGGCGGGGCGAAGAAGGGCGAGTACGTGGGGCAGCGGCTGCTGGAGGGGTGA
- the pheA gene encoding prephenate dehydratase, which translates to MSATRYTYLGPEGTFTEAALRTLPEAATRELVPMVSVPAALDAVRSGEAAAALVPIENSVEGGVTTTVDELAKGAPLMIYREVVLPIAFALLVRPGTKLKDIKTVTGHPVAQPQVRNWLAAHLPDAVWESAASNADGARLVQEGRFDAAFAGEFAAATYGLEALVSEIHDAANAETRFVLVGRPARPAAPTGADKTSVVIWLGDDHPGALLELLQEFAVRGVNLMRIESRPTGQGIGNYCFSVDAEGHITDRRVGEALMGLKRICPQVRFLGSYPRAGVATEDVKPPRPGTTDPEFMAASDWLTRCQDGRF; encoded by the coding sequence ATGTCGGCGACGCGCTATACGTACCTGGGCCCCGAGGGCACCTTCACCGAGGCGGCTCTCCGTACGCTGCCCGAGGCGGCCACCCGGGAGCTCGTCCCGATGGTCTCCGTCCCCGCCGCGCTGGACGCGGTCCGCAGCGGTGAGGCGGCGGCCGCGCTGGTGCCGATCGAGAACTCGGTCGAGGGCGGCGTCACGACCACCGTCGACGAGCTCGCCAAGGGTGCGCCCTTGATGATCTACCGCGAGGTCGTCCTGCCGATCGCCTTCGCGCTGCTCGTGCGGCCCGGCACGAAGCTCAAGGACATCAAGACGGTGACGGGTCACCCGGTGGCGCAGCCGCAGGTCCGCAACTGGCTGGCCGCGCATCTGCCGGACGCCGTGTGGGAGTCGGCGGCGTCGAACGCGGACGGCGCCCGGCTGGTCCAGGAGGGCCGGTTCGACGCGGCCTTCGCGGGTGAGTTCGCGGCGGCCACGTACGGCCTGGAGGCGCTGGTCAGCGAGATCCACGACGCGGCAAACGCCGAGACCCGCTTCGTGCTGGTCGGCCGTCCGGCCCGGCCCGCCGCGCCGACGGGTGCCGACAAGACCTCCGTCGTGATCTGGCTGGGTGACGACCACCCGGGTGCCCTGCTCGAACTGCTTCAGGAATTCGCGGTTCGCGGCGTCAACCTGATGCGGATCGAGTCGCGGCCCACGGGTCAGGGGATCGGCAATTACTGCTTCTCCGTGGACGCCGAGGGGCACATCACGGACCGCCGGGTCGGCGAGGCCCTGATGGGGCTCAAGCGGATCTGTCCGCAGGTGCGCTTCCTCGGGTCGTATCCGCGGGCGGGGGTGGCCACGGAGGACGTCAAGCCGCCGCGGCCCGGTACGACGGACCCCGAGTTCATGGCGGCGTCGGACTGGCTGACGCGCTGCCAGGACGGCCGTTTCTAG